The genomic stretch ATGCCCACCCGGCCATTTTCGCCCGGCCCCGTCGCCATTCTCTCCCGAAGCGGGACCCTGACATACGAAGTGGCTGACCGGCTGACCCGAGCAGGCATCGGCCAGTCCCTGTGCGTCGGCATCGGCGGCGATCCGTTTATCGGAACCAACTTCGTGGATATGTTCGAAATGATACGCAATCACGAAGAAACCAAGGTCGTGATCGTGCTTGGTGAAATCGGTGGACAGGCGGAGGAGAATCTGGCTGAATACGTCGTCCGTACGGGGTTCGACAAGCCGGTCATATCCTTCATCGCAGGCCAGACCGCACCTGCGGGCAAACGTTTGGGCCACGCCGGGGCCATTCTGGACTCGGGCGGCGGCATCATGGACAAGCTCGAAACCATGGGCAGAGCCGGATTCGCGGTCTGTCCAAGCCTGGAAGCCGTTGCCGAGACAACGGCGAAGGCTTTGAAATAAAAGAGGTTTATATTGAAGGTTTTGTTACTCGACCTGGGCAGAATCATGCGCGGCGGCCAGCGCCAGGTATTCTATCTGGCACGCGCCCTGAATCGCGCCAAAGGATTTGAGCCCCTGGTCGCAGTGCCCGGCGATTCTCCCTTGATCCCCCTGCTGGAGGCCGACTCCATCCCCTTCGCCGCACTGCCCTCCCACAACGACTACAATCCCATGAATATTTTCCGGGTGCTCGGGATCATCAAATCCTTCAAGCCCGACGTGGTTCACTCGAACGATGCCAAAGGCGCTTCCCTGGCCGCTCTGGCCAAGAAACTGCGCAACACGTTCCGCCTGGTCCACAGCCGCCGTGTATCCTACCGGCTCAAGCCGGGCTGGAGCAGGAACAAATACCTCATGGGCGACGCCTTGGTGGCCGTCAGCCGCGAAATCCAGGAAGTCCTGGTGAGTTGCGGAGTGCCGGAAGAAAAAACCACCGTGATCCACAGCGGCATCGATCCGACCATGTACACCGCCGAATCGCGCAGGCACCCTGTCCTGACGCTGGGCGCAGTGGGCGCGCTCAGTTCCCAAAAAGGATTCGAGGTCCTCATTGAGGCCCTGGCGCACCTGCGCAAGTCCTCCGACATGCCGAACTGGCAGTGCATGATAGCGGGTGAAGGACCCATGCAGCAGGACCTGAAACGACAGGCCGAAAAACTCGATCTGGCCGACTCCATCCTTTTCCTGGGATACCGGGACAGCCGTGAAGTCCTGCCCGAAATAGACATCCTGACCGTCCCCTCCGTGGACGGCGAAGGGTCCAACGCGGTCATCAAGGAAGGCTGGGCCACCAGGACTCCGGTCATCACCTCGGATTTGCCCTCCAACCTGGAACTCGTCACCCATGAACATGACGGGCTGGTCTTCAAGAATCGCGACGCGGCCGACCTGGCTGCGAGCATTGTGCGCCTGGTCAACGACCCCGAATTGAACGAACGGCTGGTCGCCAACGGCGCGGAATCGGTCGTCGGATACACGGACAAGGCCATGGCCGACCGGTACATGGCCCTGTACAAGGGACTTCGAAGCTGACCGGCCCTCGTCGGGGCCGATCACGTCTTTATCACGGGAATTACTTGAATTCTCCGTCCAGGATCAGGTGGGAAAAGTAGCCGACCACAAAGGCGGCATAAAATGGCGCGAAGTAACGGGCCAGTTCCTGCTCCTGCATGAAGAAAGGGATGATGACGATGGGCAGCGGCACCAGCAGCATGGCCCACCAGGTGTGGGTCCAGCCGCGATGAGACCCCACTGCCGGCAACATGGAAAAAAGGCCGAACCAGGCGGCCCAGACATACAGGCCTTTGAGGATCAACCCCAAATCGACCAGCACGAAGACGGCGTAATAGAGATTCTGTCCCTTTGAGTTGGTGTCCACGTCCGGGAAAAGCGCGCCAAGCAGGCAGAAGCCGAGCAACCCGGCGGCCTGAAGCGGATCAAAGGCCATCCAGCCGAGAAGAATCACGCCGACCAGTCCCATGACGCCGAAAAAAAGCCCTCCGGCGAGATGTCCTCTGTAATCAGACATAAAAATGAGTAGATGCTTGCGGCAAGCGGCTAGGCGCAGACGCTGCGCAGGACGAACTCGCGCGCCTCGGCGTACAGTCCAGGGATGTCGTAAGGCGTCAGGAACCGGGTACGAACCGCGCCCACGATGACTCCGTAAATCATGAATGCAGTCTGGGGAACCGGCAGATCGCGTATGGAGCCGTCCTCGATACCCCGCCGCAGCAGATCCTCGATGATGTTAATCAGGTCCAGGAACTTGGTGGCGATCCTTTCGCGGTCCAGATCCGGGTTATCGTCGCTGAAGGGCGAACACCGAATGATAGTGGGGAACGTCTTCTCATGCTCGGTGGTGAAATCCAGATAGGCCCTGACGAAAACGCCCATGGCTTCGCAGCCCGAGGTGGTTTCGGAAGTGGCGTCATGCAACACGGAAACCATGTTGTCGATCAGTCCTGCTCCAGCCACCATGAAGAGCTTTTCTTTGGACTCGTAATAATGAAAGACCAGGCCCGAAGCCACTCCGGCCTGCTCGGCGACCATCTTCATGGTCGTTCCGGCATAACCGTAACGAGCGAACAATTCCTGGGCTGCCAGCAGGATTCTTTCCTTCTTCGTCATTCGGCACTCCCTGTCGCGTCTCTTTTCAATAAGATGAATGCCATTGATTAGTACGTCAATTCAGTTTGTTCAAGGGCTAATCCAAACCCGAACGGCAAAAAAGAGAACTATCCCTTTAACTCTCTGAAGACGAAAATCAGGCGTTGAAAGCCGCTTTGCGGCAATATT from Desulfovibrio sp. Fe33 encodes the following:
- a CDS encoding glycosyltransferase family 4 protein, with the protein product MKVLLLDLGRIMRGGQRQVFYLARALNRAKGFEPLVAVPGDSPLIPLLEADSIPFAALPSHNDYNPMNIFRVLGIIKSFKPDVVHSNDAKGASLAALAKKLRNTFRLVHSRRVSYRLKPGWSRNKYLMGDALVAVSREIQEVLVSCGVPEEKTTVIHSGIDPTMYTAESRRHPVLTLGAVGALSSQKGFEVLIEALAHLRKSSDMPNWQCMIAGEGPMQQDLKRQAEKLDLADSILFLGYRDSREVLPEIDILTVPSVDGEGSNAVIKEGWATRTPVITSDLPSNLELVTHEHDGLVFKNRDAADLAASIVRLVNDPELNERLVANGAESVVGYTDKAMADRYMALYKGLRS
- a CDS encoding TetR/AcrR family transcriptional regulator; amino-acid sequence: MTKKERILLAAQELFARYGYAGTTMKMVAEQAGVASGLVFHYYESKEKLFMVAGAGLIDNMVSVLHDATSETTSGCEAMGVFVRAYLDFTTEHEKTFPTIIRCSPFSDDNPDLDRERIATKFLDLINIIEDLLRRGIEDGSIRDLPVPQTAFMIYGVIVGAVRTRFLTPYDIPGLYAEAREFVLRSVCA
- a CDS encoding metal-dependent hydrolase, which produces MSDYRGHLAGGLFFGVMGLVGVILLGWMAFDPLQAAGLLGFCLLGALFPDVDTNSKGQNLYYAVFVLVDLGLILKGLYVWAAWFGLFSMLPAVGSHRGWTHTWWAMLLVPLPIVIIPFFMQEQELARYFAPFYAAFVVGYFSHLILDGEFK